Within Hydra vulgaris chromosome 02, alternate assembly HydraT2T_AEP, the genomic segment GATTTAGATGTTGGATTATATGCTTTACATCGCCTGAGAATTTTCCACTTAACTATAGGGACTAAATTAGCTTCTTTTAACTTCCATACATGTTTTGAGAGTTcagtatcatttttgtatttagcAATGTTAAATGATTTAACGTGATTAGCGtatcttaatttaaaaggaGTCTCACTTATCCTAATGTAGGATTTTTCATTAGAAGATGAATCAAGATTATCAGTTGTAACAGTTGCTTGATATACAATGTTgcttgttaaacatttattaaacaacGGACAGAGATTTTTATTATAGCAGTTACAGTCCTGTTGATTAAGGTTTGTATTGTTgcataaaatgtatttgttgtgCGAATTTATAATAGATTTTACACTTGGCATACAACTGTAACTAACTTTGACTGTGTtcctgttaaagattttatgcagtttattattattaggaaaatgtttgtcaataagtttcaaaaaacattttcccaGGTTGGTGCTAACGTTTTTACTAAATGGAGGGTTAAACCAAATGATGTTGCGGGCTCTTTTCCGTTTTGGAGTTGATATTGTTATAGGATTATATGTTAGACTACATTTATAACCAGACTTTAATAAAGCTTCATTATATAGAGGAAtagtattttgaaatatttctttgttaGATGAATTTGTAGACAATCTAAGTTCAATCGAACGtggtatttgttttaatatactCGGCTGGTGATTTGAATCAGCAAGGAtgtaatttaatgtattatcaGGTTTGAAATAAGGTTTAAAAGTGCAGTCACTAAGATTTAGAGTCACGTCAAGGTAGTTTACAATTTTCATGTTGCATTGTATCAAAATCCGTAAGCCATTGCATTTAAATATATCGacaatatgcttttttattttttccatttgagggctgcttttattactaaaaactgCCAAGCCATCGTCACGGTATAAACCAACCTCAagcttgttataaaattttgaaatttgaaaaagaagaaatattccTACCAGCTCACAAACCTCTGCACCGTCGAACGCTCCCATGGAAACATCAAATAAACCGCTTGATTGCTTTATCTAATAGATTGCTTTAacaatatgtatgtatgtatatgtatataaatatatatatacatatatatatatatatatatatatatatatatatatatatatatatatatatatatatatatatatatatatatatatatatatatatatatttatatacatatacatacatacacattttatatatatatatatatatatatatatatatatatatatatatatatatatatatatatatatatatatatatatatatatattagtgtgattctattttttagtttgtcaTGCAAACCTTTTCTAAAACATGAATAATTGTATTCTAAgagcaactaaataaaaaataattaaaaatttgaaaattttactaggtcaaaaaaaaaaagttactttatggAAATAAGACAAAATACTTAGGCAAAAAAATGGATAatttgtatgatatttttttaattagctgAAGTTAATAgtgaatataatataaaactagcTTAACAATTATTGGTggattagaaataaaataactgtattccattttctattttagttataattatgTTTACCTAAATATGTCCCACATAAGTGCTAAAGGAGCATTAAAGAGAAAAGCAAACAACTTAATACCACCGTGTTCAAAGGAATCTCGGGAGCTGCTTGCTTCAGCAGCACCTTATGGATTACGGACTAAATCCTTAGCCAATTTCAAGACTATTCCAGAAGTCCGCCACATTCTTGGCTACTATCACCATCTAGCTGACACACGCCCCGCACCACCATCAAGAGCTGTTATGCAAATAATAGCAAAAGATTTGGAGCAGCTCTGGAATGTGAAATTTAGCATGCCCTCAGTATCCAGAGCTGGcatcacaaaaaaattgaatgaagtTGTGAATGcttataaattaagtttgaagAGAAAATCGAATATGGATTTTTTTATGCCATTTGATatccttaataaaaatataaagctgAAGAGGGAAGAGCAGATCTTCTACAATCATCAAATGGATGATAGAAAGAGCTGTGTATTAACCAGCCAAACAGTTGTTGAGCATCCTGCTAACAGGCAGTTGATACCAAAAAACATGGATCTTGATTATGTAGAGCAACTGTACACAGAGTCAAGCTCTGAAAATGATGATAACGTTGATGATTTTCAGCCTTTGTTTGAACGACCCAAACGGAAGTTTAAATCAAAGGtgagtaataataatttttggaaataaaaaaagtttttttattaaatttatattaattttacttttggTTTAAGGCGATGCCAATTGCCATTATGTGCGCAGAAGCTGGTATCTCAACCCACAAAGGAGTTAGTGTAACTCGCTCATTAAGTTATTTCCATAGTGACATTCCAACTCCAAATCAATCGGCTATTTTTAAAGCTGGTAAAAGGTTGCAAGTCACAACTCtacttaaacttaaagaagcTTTGTCTGTTCAATTATCCTGAAAAGGTGTGCCACCATATGATTATGGGATTAAAAAAGTGGAACGCATGGTCATCGCCCTTCAGTCTGATGGACCAATATTTTGGTACATTGGCCTCAAAACATTACATACTAGCGGAACTTCTAAAAATCTAGCCGAAATGATAACGGAAA encodes:
- the LOC136076699 gene encoding uncharacterized protein LOC136076699 isoform X1, which produces MSHISAKGALKRKANNLIPPCSKESRELLASAAPYGLRTKSLANFKTIPEVRHILGYYHHLADTRPAPPSRAVMQIIAKDLEQLWNVKFSMPSVSRAGITKKLNEVVNAYKLSLKRKSNMDFFMPFDILNKNIKLKREEQIFYNHQMDDRKSCVLTSQTVVEHPANRQLIPKNMDLDYVEQLYTESSSENDDNVDDFQPLFERPKRKFKSKAMPIAIMCAEAGISTHKGVSVTRSLSYFHSDIPTPNQSAIFKAGKRLQVTTLLKLKEALSVQLS